GGAAGTTTATTTCACATTGGTCAGATAACTCTCATGGCATCTTTTCTCAATTATAGTTTCTTAATTAGCATATTTGAGCTGAGATGGCCCAATTCCATTCGTTTGTGTTGTGATTGTAGCTTGTGACATTTTTTACTCTTCTTGTGGAAGCTTAGGGAACCATAATTCTTCTATTTTGTTAGTAACCCTTAAGCATTACAGCTTTTTATTATGTGTCTTGTTAAAAGTTTTGCATGGTTGCTAGGGAGTCAGACCAGTGCAAAGCCCTGCCTTCAGGGAGCCTAGTTAGAGTTCCTTCTCCACTCGTTCTGTGTTGACCTGAGTAATCTGCAGCAGTCTCCTCTTCCTCTGGTATCCCGAATCTCTCCACTTCAGTGTCGAGGGGGACCCCAAGCACAGCATAGTCAGCCGCCCCCCCAGACACCAGCTGTGGCCTCGGAGCCGGTAGCCTTGAGCTCTCAAACATCAGAAGCAGTTGAGAGTGAAGTGCCTCCTCGGGAGCCTATGGAGGCAGAAGAAGTGGAGGAGCGTGCCTCAGCCCAGAGCCCGGAACTCACCCCTTCTGGCCCAGCCCCAGTGGGCCCAGCACCTGCCCCAGAGACAAATGCACCCAAGTGAGAACCAGAGGGACCCTCTGGGAGAGTGGTTGGGAGTCCTAAGTGAAGTGTGAGAACCAGGAAGGGGATGATAGGAGAAGAGAATTGCTGGGCAGTCTTACCTCTGGGGTTAGCATGGCAGGGCAGAGAGAGTTCCGGACCAGCTGAATGAGGTTGGGGCTGGCAGTTGAGCCAGAAGCTCTTCTCTCGGCTGAGGAAATACAGATGCTGTTTCCTGAGCCCAATCAAGGTTCTCTCCCCTGAGTTCACATAGATTATGTTCCTTTCTGAGAGTTAAGTTTCTTGCCATCGTAGGGATGGGATTGTGCGGCAAGAAAGACAGAcgcaattatttttcttcttgtcttcccGTGGGTGCAGGTGAAGGATAGGTGTTCTGCTAGTGCTAGAAGGGATGGGGCCAGAGGTCTGGGAGGCTGCAGGGGGACAGGGCAGGTGTAGTCTGTCAGCTTGGAGGTTGGGGATCTAAGGAAGGCCTCGGCTCACTGCCTCTTGGGGTTGCCCACAGTCATCCTTCCCCTGCGGAGTATGTCGAAGTGCTTCAGGAGCTACAGCGGCTtgagagccgccttcagcccttcTTGCAGCGCTACTACGAGGTTCTGGGTACTGCTGCCACCACGGACTACAACAATAACGTGAGTGccacccaccccctcacccccagttGTGTCCCACATGGAACAGGCAGAAATACATCTAACcctttcttccaaaaaaatacTGTCTGCAACAAAACAGTTCTATAGACTTGTGAGTAAATGACGTGTTCTTTTGTATAGGGAAGGTGATGATCTTTGCGTAAATCTACTGTTTCTGTCTCTTGATTCCTTGATTCAATTACTCAGGAAGCTTAGGTAGAGTGAGGGAGATTAGTAGATGATGCTGTACTGATTTTCTGTAAGGCCTGTTGTAATAGGGAACTTTCTGCGTATTCGATATAGAAGTTATTTGCCGAGACCGGTCTACCTGGAACCTTCCAAGGCTATAGCTGAAGGTATAGAGATAGAGAGTATGGGGCTTTTCAAGGGTGTTACCTGCTTTTGTCGTCAAAGTTTATTGCAACCTAATATGTCTTGCTTTCTTGTCCTCGGCCCTGGGGGTTACAGCAGGAGGGCCGAGAAGAGGACCAGCGCTTGATCAACTTAGTGGGGGAGAGCCTGCGGCTGCTGGGTAACACTTTCGTGGCGCTGTCTGACCTGCGCTGCAATCTGGCCTGTGCGCCCCCACGACACCTGCATGTGGTCCGGCCCATGTCTCACTACACTACCCCCATGGTGCTTCAGCAAGCAGCCATTCCCATCCAGGTGGGTCCAGGGAGCCTTGGAGGGATGGCGCATGACCCAGAGTAGCTGTCAGGCTTGAATTGAGAAGGGGTAGAGACCTCGGAAACACAAAGTGGTGGAGAACGGGGAGACTGCAGCAGTATACCTCGGGATGCTCTGGGTTAAGCTcttgttttacttatttctgaCTTCTGTATCTGTCTCTTCCAGATCAATGTGGGAACCACTGTGACCATGACGGGGAATGGGACTCGGCCCCCCCCAACTGCCAATGCGGAGGCAGCTCCCCCTGGTCCTGGGCAGGCCTCGTCCCTGGCTCCCACTTCTACCACTGTCGAGTCTTCAACCGAGGGGGCTCCCCCGCCAGGGCCAGCTCCCCCCCCAACCACCAGTCACCCGAGGGTCATCCGAATTTCCCACCAGAGCGTGGAACCCGTGGTCATGATGCACATGAATATCCAAGGTGAATGAGGGTTGGTTGTCGGTAGAGAAGAGCAGCACGATGTGGGAGGTGGGTTGGCACAGAGATGTGAGAGAGCGAGGGTGGGGATGGAGCAGAGGAACCAGGACAGAAGCTTGAGTGCACATGTgctgggaagggcaggagggactGCTTGTCCCTGCAGGTTTGTTTGCGTGGCGAAGGGAGTGCTTCCTCCCTTCTAGGTGGAGGGAAAAGCGGGCTTTCTCATGGGGACGGTAGGGGCCAGCAGGATGCTGGTCACAGGAGGATGTGGTTAAGCCTTGGTGCCACCTGCCTCAGggccactctctctgtctccctgctcagATTCCGGCACACAGCCTGGTGGAGTTCCGAGTGCTCCCACTGGCCCCCTAGGACCCCCTGGTCATGGCCAGACCCTGGGTAAGAGTGAGGGTATCAGAGCAGGCAAGCTCTGGGTAGAGAAGGGGTAGGGCCGACTGGGTGGGTTGAAGGGGGTCCAGGTTCAAGGTTACATCAGACCCGCCccccaggctccaccctcatccagctgccctccctgccccctgagTTCATGCACGCCGTCGCCCACCAGATCACTCATCAGGCCATGGTGGCAGCTGTTGCCTCCGCGGCCGCAGGTAATAACCCGGAAGGGGAAGCTTGGGAGGTGGGGCACGGTCCATGGTGGCGGGTGCTGTCGGCTAGCAGGCCAGGGCCCGGCCCTCAGCCCTCTTCGGTCTCCCCTCTGCCACCCACAGGACAACAGGTGCCAGGCTTCCCTACGGCTCCGACCCGGGTGGTGATTGCCCGGCCCACCCCTCCACAGGCTCGGCCTTCCCATCCTGGGGGGCCCCCCGTCTCGGGTACTCTAGTGAGTAAGGATGGAGGAGCTCTCGTTGGGGGGAGTCTGGGGAAAGAATCCTCGTGGGGAATGGGCAGGGCAGGACTGAAAGCTGTTTCTGTCTCCCTCCAGCAGGGCTCCGGGCTAGGTACCAATGCTTCTCTGGCCCAGATGGTGAGCGGCCTTGTGGGGCAGCTCCTGATGCAGCCTGTTCTGGTGGGTGAGTCCTTGTTCTTGCCCGTCTCAACCTGAAGGGATGTCCACCACCCTGGAGGCCGGTGCTCCTCAGTCTCCTGACGAGCGCTTCCCAGTTTTCTCCACAGATCCTTTTTCCTTGCCTTCCTGTTGACAAGACCAGGATGAGATGCTGTGGTGTCTCGTTTCTCTACAGAGTTCAACTTTTCTCTTTTGGTCTCTCCAGCTCAGGGGACCCCAGGAATGGCTCCACCTCCAGCCCCTGCCACTGCTTCAGCTAGTGCCGGCACTACCAACACCGCTACCACAGCTGGCCCTGCTCCCGGGGGGCCTGCCCAGCCTCCTCCCCCTCAGCCCTCGGCCGCCGACCTGCAGTTCTCTCAGCTCCTGGGGAACTTGCTGGGGCCAGCAGGGCCTGGGGCCGGCGGGCCTGGCATGGCTTCTCCCACCATCACCGTGGCCATGCCCGGCGTCCCCGCCTTTCTACAGGGCATGACTGACTTTCTGCAGGTGAGTTGCTGGCTTGCTCTTTGGCTCCCCCCCACACCTGCTGGTCCAGCCAGGTGCTGGTGCCTTGTTTCTGTGATGTTGCTGCTGGGCTACGGTCCCTGGTGGCCTGTCGatgggagggagccctgggaccTCATTGATTCCAATTCCCCACCTATCCCCATTtgggagaagcagcagctgaGGCTATGAGGACATAGTACTTGGCATTGCTGTTTTGTAACCTAATGCGTTcagggggagaggggctggagccCCACCTAAGTCTGCTGCTATGTCACCACATGTGTTCATTCTGCTCCAGGGAGGAAAGACCACAGTGGGGCTCTCCTGTTGGGCTTCTCTCAGCCTGTGCCTTTCTGGTGTCTCGTCCCCGTTTTCACCTTGTCTTCTGTTGTGTGTTCTCTGTTTGCCAGGCAGCACAGAcagcccctccacccccgccgccgccgccgcccccgcccccagcaccgGAGCAGCAGACTGTGCCCCCACCAGGGTCCCCTTCTGGTGGCACAGGGAGTCCTGGAGGCCTGGGTCTTGAGAGCCTTTCACCGGAGTTTTTTACATCTGTGGTGCAGGGTGTGCTGAACTCCCtgctgggctccctgggggcGCGGGCCGGCAGCAGTGAGAGCATCGCTGCTTTCATCCAGCGCCTCAGCGGATCCAGTAACATCTTCGAGCCTGGGGCAGATGGGGCCCTCGGTGAGCCATCGAGGGTGCCTTGGTCttctccagggaggggaggggaggggaggttgaTGACCTTTGTCAAGGAGTGTTGCTGGAGCTGGATGAGGTCGATGGGTTGGTGGTGCACAGGCAGGGCAGGGGGTAAAGGCCACTGCTGACTTCAGCCCCTGTCCCTAGGATTCTTCGGGGCCCTGCTTTCTCTTTTGTGCCAGAACTTTTCCATGGTAGACGTGGTGATGCTTCTTCACGGCCATTTCCAGCCACTGCAGCGGCTCCAGCCCCAGCTGCGGTCCTTTTTCCACCAGCACTACCTGGGTGGCCAAGAGCCCACACCCGGTAACATACGGGTAAATGAAGGCCGGGGGCCGCCGCATGCTCCTCTTCAGCTTCTCTTTCTTGACTCCACTCTGTCACCTAAAGTGCCGATCGCTCCAGCCTGAGCCCTGCACTTactggaggtggaggggagggcatGTCTCACAGGCCAGGGTGGGGGATCTGAACTCCTGCTGTTTTGCCCTTAGACGGCGACCCACACATTGATCACGGGGCTGGAAGAATACGTGCGGGAGAGTTTCGTGAGTTCCTCATCTCCCGGGGGGCCGGGGTAGCTGCTGTTCCTCCCACCGCCTCGGAGCGAATGTAGTCTTCCAGGCTCCCTGATTTGGGGGTCTCCGTGTGTCTTGGTTTTCAGTCTTTGGTGCAGGTTCAGCCTGGTGTGGACATCATCCGGACCAACCTGGAGTTTCTCCAGGAGCAGTTCAACAGCATTGCTGCTCATGTGCTGCACTGCACAGGTGAGGGCGGCCAGGCGCACAGGGCTGGGGGTGCGAGGCGCGGGGTGCCAGCTGCCAGCATCCCCACCTCTTATCTTGTCCACAGATAGTGGATTTGGGGCCCGTTTGTTGGAGTTGTGTAACCAGGGCCTGTTTGAGTGCCTGGCCCTCAACCTGCACTGCTTGGGGGGCCAGCAGATGGAACTCGCTGCTGTCATCAATGGCCGGATAGTAAGCACCGCGCAGCCCCCGGGCCTTTGTTCTCTCTGCTGTCCTGCAGTTCTTGTTTTGCCTTCTCCAAATTGCTGTCCTTTACCTTTTGATACTTTTCAAAAGCTGGTTGAAGGTGTTGTGTTCCAAGGCTGCTTTCTGCCCTCAGCGTCGCATGTCTCGTGGGGTGAACCCGTCCCTGGTGAGCTGGCTGACCACTATGATGGGGCTGAGGCTTCAGGTGGTTCTGGAGCACATGCCTGTGGGCCCCGATGCCATCCTCAGATACGTCCGCAGGGTTGGCGACCCACCCCAGGTAAGGGCCTGGATGGGCAGTGTGGTCAGGGGACTTGCAGGGACGGGAGAGGCTTGAGAAGGCCTTTTGTGCTCTTCTGCTTTTTTGTCCAATTTCCTAGCCACTTCCTGAGGAGCCGATGGAAGTTCAGGGATCAGAGAGGACTTCTCCTGAGCCTCAGGTACCAGGGAGAGGTTGAGGGGCCAGATAAGGTGGCGGGGAGGGCTGAGGGTGGaagggctggaggctggggatgCTGAAGCCCATGTTTTCCCGCTCCAACTTGCAGCGGGAGAATGCCTCCCCGGCCCCAGGAACAACGGCAGAAGAGGCCATGTCTCGAGGGCCTCCTCCTGCACctgagggcggcggcggcggcggctcccgtGAAGAGCAGGACGGAGCTGCAGCCGAGACTGAGCCTTGGGCAGCTGCCGTCCCCCCAGTAAGTGTCGGGAGGAGAGCTGGAGCACCAGGGATAGCTGGACGTGGCGCCAGCTCCTCGTCCTCTTTCCCTCCACAGGAGTGGGTCCCGATTATCCAGCAGGACATTCAGAGCCAGCGGAAAGTGAAGCCGCAGCCCCCCTTGAGCGATGCCTACCTCAGTGGTATGCCTGCCAAGAGACGCAAGGTTGGTCTGCCTCTTCCCTGAGGATCTCGATTCATCCAGTTCCCCCCGGGTGGTTAGAATCAGACTAGTTAGAGCTGGAAGGACTTCTTCCTACTTTTGTCCTATCACTTATGGGGTGAGGAAACCTTCCTGGGACTTGATTTGCTCGTGGTGGTTGCGGCACACCCTCACGCTAGCATATGCCAGCAGTGTGGTCGTCCCTCAACAGCCTGACTCCCCTGTGTGGCGAGGGCCTGCTTCCTCACAGGCGGCTTCCTCTCACTGACTAGCCGAGTGCCGATGGCTCCACTTACCCTGTCCTTCTCGTATTGAAGAGTGAGTCCAGGATGCGCAAGTGTCGTGTTTTGGTCAGAGCCAGATAAAATTAGGGAGGTGTTTTTGCCGGCAGAACCACTCGTGAACTAGTTCCCTTCTCTCCACTAGCTTAGAAACTCAGTGGTTGGCTCCTGGAAAGGGTGAGCTGGGTGGTTGGCACTGGATCTGACGTCGATCCTCTTTTCCCTCCCGACCCCCTGTCCCCCAGACGATGCAGGGTGAGGGCCCCCAGCTGCTTCTCTCAGAGGCCGTGAGCCGGGCAGCTAAGGCAGCCGGAGCTCGGCCCCTGACGAGCCCCGAGAGCCTGAGCCGGGACCTGGAGGCACCAGAGGTTCAGGAGAGCTACAGGCAGCAGGTGCCCCCACCTTGAAGCAGAATAGGGATGGTGTAGTGGGAGGGGTCGGGCTAGGGCctctcttttctaatttcttcagaGACTAACTGGTCAGTCTGGGGCTACTACGTGATATTTTGAAGTTTTCCCCTAGTGGCATCTGGGAAGGCTCAGTGATGCCGTATTCGGCTTCTGACAGCGTGGCTGGTGGGAAGCGCTAGCTCCTAGGGGATGGCCTCGCGTGCTTGCTGGGATCCTAGGGCCCTGGCCGGTGCCCCTCCaacctgcttgttctctctctctagctccgGGCTGATATACAGAAGCGACTGCAGGAAGACCCCAACTACAGCCCCCAGCGCTTCCCTAATGCCCACCGGGCCTTCACTGATGATCCCTAGCTGTTTGCTCTTTGGCCCTCCCTCATCAGGGGAccatttcccccatcttccttcACAGTATTTAAGGAATAAAAGTCAGATTTTCCTGGCTCTTTTGTCTCGGAGTTTTCCTAAGTAATCTAAATACTTGTCTTCTCTAAGTTGTCTAAAATGAGTAATAGTCCCTAGAAACCCAGCTGTGTAAGACCGCTGTCAACCTTGCCGAGTAAGGAGCTGCACGCTACCACATATTCATTGCTCGTGTAGCACAATGCTGACAAGCAGCCCAGCCCAGTGGTTTTCAGAACACACTTTCATGCAAAAGCGTTTTACATGTAAACGAAATGGAGTTCAGAGATGGACAAAAGTGGTTTCAGTGAAAAACGATTTCTAAGCAGCTGCAGACTTCACACACTCTTGGCATGACTTGCAGAGTGACTGGTAGAACTCTGCTGCAGCCACAGCAGCTTTAAAGGCACGTCCTCTCATTTGCAGCTGGAACAAAACCATGAGGAGGCTGCAAATTCTTTGCTGCTCCCTCCTGAGACACACGCCTGCTTGCAGTCCCGTTCCCGTTGGCTAGCTTAGTGCTGGGCTGAGACTGTGTGGCAGAAGCCACACTAAGGCCAGGTCATAGGCTTCACAGTTTCCGCTGGGACCTCTTGGAACACTAACTCGGACGTAGCAGGCCCTGGGACtctaccaccttttttttttttttaatattttatttattcatgagagacacagagagagaggcagacacaggcaaaggaagaagcaggctccatgccgggagcctgatgcgggactccatcctgggactccaggatcacgccctgggccaaaggcaggcactaaaccactgagccacccagggatctccgggACTCTACCACCTTGCTGGACAAACCAGACACTGGTTGACAACCCAGTGGGATTTTTTCTACCCTTGAGATAAACACAAGAGCCCCAGACACACGACGGTAGACCTGTGGCACCAGCCTAGCCACCAGCTGCAGACTGGTAGCCAGCAGACCTCACTCAATGGCATACGAATCATTCACCAGTGAAGGCCAGCTCTAATTCCCAGCCCGTGAGACTTCAATATACAACAGAACAGATTTGAGACCGCTTGTTAAAACATCATTGGGGGGAGTAAATTCCCTAAAACCTCTCTACAGATCCCTGAGCACTATACTGCCAGAAGAGATCAAAAACCAACCCATCCCCAAAATCattccagaaattttttttaatccttttattactcttttttaacAAACGGCCCCAGGGATAGGGGaccaggggaggggggtggaggggaagcgAGGCCCCAGCCCCacaacccctccccacccaccccattcccccttatatatttataatctatatacaagccccggggggtggggggcaaggggaaCTCCCTCAGCGGGATGGGGGCAATCCAGGCTCCTTGTCCCCTCGGGACCCAGGCTCCTCTGCCCGTCGGGAAGGCCCCTCTCGAGAAGGTGGCCCCGTCCGCTCCCAGGGCTTCGGCATCCAGCGCAGGGCATCTGGTGGAGAGGCCTGGGGAACAGGCACATGTGCAAAAATAAGTCCTACTGGGATGCCAGGGATGGAAAGACAGGAATTCAGATGGTAACTCTTGGATTCAGACTTGGGGCCACAGGGGTCTTTCCTTCACCTGCTGGTAGAGGTCGATGCGCTGGGTGCGGAAGACTCCACTGTAGGTAGAAGGCGGGGCCTTGAGACGGGAATTCAGGCCAGAGAAGGACCTAAAGGAGAAGGGTGTCTGAGGCAAGCCTAACCTGCTCCCTGGTCCCCTAAGAAAGCCATATGGATGGGTAATCTGCATCCCCACACCCTCCTCTTGCCTTCCAGATGGGGGAGTACGTGATGATCCAGGTCCTGCAAGGTTGCTGCTCAGTTTCCGATAATCCTGGAAGGGCTTTAGTTCCACTGGGTgcagctgaaagaaaaaaaaattcatgagccTCCTGCCTTTCAACCCAATTGATCCTGAGATACTGAATCCCCACGCCTAGCTCTTGGGAGATCCCTAACACTTCAGTTCCTGTACCTTACCTCTGCTCGCCCCAAGCTAGGGGCAAAAGGTCTCGCAGGTGAAGGCAGCACCCGAGTAGCAGGAGCAGGTGGGGGTCGTACAGCCAGGCTGGGGGGCTGCAGAGCAGGGCCCACAGGTAACAGAGAAAGGGGCGGTGGGGCAGGAGGTGGCGCTGGTGGCAGGGAGCCAAAGTTCACCACAGGCAGCTGTGAGTCCACCATGGGTAGAAGCATCTACAATAAGAAATACAGGTGATGAGGGAGGGGTGTCgagggcaggaaagaatatcagaaaaccaaaaatacaatCAGACAAATAAACCAGAGATTGAATAGAGAAACAGAATGAAGGGTGAGTGGCAGGACAAAAGTTACCTGCTGGGCAGGGGCCCCTGAGGGGAGGAAGCCACTTTGGCCACTGGGTTGCAGAGGAGTAGAATAAAAATCCGAAGGGGATGGCAGATCCTGGCGCACCTGCTGGGGACAACAGGGAGCAATGTCAACTGCCCCAAAAGCATCCCCCCGCCACCCCTAACCCCCCAAAAGCCCAGCACCTGCCCATCTCTCACCTGAAGCAAAGGTGGGTCGGGCAAAGGGCTGGGGCAGAAAGCTGGAGAGTACAGGAAGGAAGGTGGAGGGTACAGGATTCCTCCAGCTGGCAACTTCCCCAGCTCTGTTGCTTGCAGTGCAGAGAAATCCAAAAACTGGCCCTTGACAGCTACCCCAGAAAGCAGTGCTGAGGGGGGCGCTGGGCCCGGGGGGAGGTACAGGGGCTGTGATCTGAAGGGAGGCAAAATTTAGGTGCAGAGGAAGGAGTCAGGAAGCCCGAATCACTTACTCCTTTGTTCTGAGCTAAAAGTCTACCAGCTTCTGGTACCCCTGAAACAGGCCTCCCCACTGAAACACAGTTCATTTCCTTCTGAGATCCACAGGCATCCAATCTTACCTGTAAGGGTGAAGAGAGGGTGTCCCAGGACGAAAACCTCCATTGTTGGGATGTAACTGAGAGTCTATGGCTCCTCCCGAGACCTGCGGGAGGGGCAAGGCTGGAATAGCTCCAGTTTTTCTGGTCAAGAAAAGACTGCCCACCCCACCTACTACAGTAAAagcaagaagcaaaacaaaactataaatgtTTTACAACTACACAAATTGGAAGATTGGATTTTGAGGGACAGCAGGCAGAAGGGGTTCATGGGATAGGAAGCAGGCAGGTCACTTACCTGGGAAACGGGAGGCCCGGGACTGCTATAGAAGACCTCTGGGTACAAGCGCTGGCCTGAGGAGCTGGGCTCTGGGCCACAGTGCCCAGAGCCCAGGTTCTTGGATTGTGGCTCAGCCGAGGCAGAAGCACTGGGGAGCAGCTCCCAGTCTCGGGATATGGGGATGGCCTGTAAAGAAACCTGGTCAGAAGCAAAGTCAGCTTCCCTGACGTCCATCGAGGTCACACCGAGCCATCATCTCCATAACTGAAGACCTTTCCACCAAGCTCTCATTGTCCCACTCACCTCGGTAACTGATGCTGCTAGCTCCTTCTCTGCTTTTAAACTGTCTCCTACCACTAGGCGCAACTCTGAGTCCTGTGGTAGTGATGCAAAGGAGATCATTCTGTGGTTCAAGATGCATATCCTCCACATCCCACCTCCAATCCTTTCCTCCTCTCCACCCAAGGTGCTCAGATCCTGCCCATGCACACCTTGTCACTGGTGCCAAACTGGACGGGGGGACCAGGTCGATGGGATGGCCGGAGGGAGCCAGTCTCTGGGCCTCGGTCTGTACGTTGCAATCGTTCTGTGCCAATGGGGCCGGGGGGCAGAGGCTGCTCCCGGGGCAGCTCCTGGGTTGGGGAAGTAAAGGAAATTTGGGCAAATGAAGGAATGTCCAGGACACACAAgaacaggaaggaggagaaaaacatAAGGCCAAATTCAGAGTCTCAAGAATAttcctcttttatcttttttttttttttttttttttttttttacctttctgtcCCCATCATGGGGAGCAGGTGGCCGTCTCCTAGGAGGTTCAGAGGGTTCAGAGCCAGGTGGACCCTCACCAGGAACAGCATTCAGGGATGAGGGGCCTCCAGGCCGCTTGGGAggcccctctgctgcccccttGAGTCCTCCATCAGGGGAACTTCGCTGGCTGCAGGGACCTGATGACACCTGAGAATCCCCACTCAGGTCCACCCCACTGTCAGACTGACTCATctgagaggagggagaaggaatcaGTTAAGTCAAGGTGGAAAGCACCCTAATACCTGACTGATGTTTGACAAATAACACAACTACGTGACTGCATAGCCCGGACACCCAGAACAGGTGGAGAAGAATCCCAGCTCTGATACTCCCTCCCATTGTCACTTACTTCTGTTCCAGCCACATCCTCGAAAGGGCTCAGGGGTTCCATCCAGGGTTCCAGGGAGCCAGGCCGGTAACTATTCCGGGTAGTGGCTGGGAAGAGGACCAGACAGAAGTGAGAGACCATCCCGAGGCTGCCCTCTTGGCCCTCTGACAGAGCCCTTCCCCTGCTACCACTCCATCTTACCAGTATGTAAACGGTTCCAGATGTGTGGGGTCAGGGCCTCTGTCCCTGTATCTCTGCACTCTCCCTGAGGGCCTGGGCCCTCAGGCTTGGGGCCCAAGAAACCAGAGCTATGAGAAGGTGGCAAAGATTCCTAAAGGTGAGGAAAGccagaaacaaaacatg
The Canis aureus isolate CA01 chromosome 7, VMU_Caureus_v.1.0, whole genome shotgun sequence genome window above contains:
- the BAG6 gene encoding large proline-rich protein BAG6 isoform X11, which produces MEPTDSTSTTSSMEEPDSLEVLVKTLDSQTRTFIVGAQMNVKEFKEHIAASVSIPSEKQRLIYQGRVLQDDKKLQEYNVGGKVIHLVERAPPQTPLPSGASSGIGSASATHGGGPPPGTRGPGASVHDRNANSYVMVGTFNLPSDGSAVDVHINMEQAPIQSEPRVRLVMAQHMIRDIQTLLSRMEQSPLPLVSRISPLQCRGGPQAQHSQPPPQTPAVASEPVALSSQTSEAVESEVPPREPMEAEEVEERASAQSPELTPSGPAPVGPAPAPETNAPNHPSPAEYVEVLQELQRLESRLQPFLQRYYEVLGTAATTDYNNNQEGREEDQRLINLVGESLRLLGNTFVALSDLRCNLACAPPRHLHVVRPMSHYTTPMVLQQAAIPIQINVGTTVTMTGNGTRPPPTANAEAAPPGPGQASSLAPTSTTVESSTEGAPPPGPAPPPTTSHPRVIRISHQSVEPVVMMHMNIQDSGTQPGGVPSAPTGPLGPPGHGQTLGSTLIQLPSLPPEFMHAVAHQITHQAMVAAVASAAAGQQVPGFPTAPTRVVIARPTPPQARPSHPGGPPVSGTLQGSGLGTNASLAQMVSGLVGQLLMQPVLVAQGTPGMAPPPAPATASASAGTTNTATTAGPAPGGPAQPPPPQPSAADLQFSQLLGNLLGPAGPGAGGPGMASPTITVAMPGVPAFLQGMTDFLQAAQTAPPPPPPPPPPPPAPEQQTVPPPGSPSGGTGSPGGLGLESLSPEFFTSVVQGVLNSLLGSLGARAGSSESIAAFIQRLSGSSNIFEPGADGALGFFGALLSLLCQNFSMVDVVMLLHGHFQPLQRLQPQLRSFFHQHYLGGQEPTPGNIRTATHTLITGLEEYVRESFSLVQVQPGVDIIRTNLEFLQEQFNSIAAHVLHCTDSGFGARLLELCNQGLFECLALNLHCLGGQQMELAAVINGRIRRMSRGVNPSLVSWLTTMMGLRLQVVLEHMPVGPDAILRYVRRVGDPPQPLPEEPMEVQGSERTSPEPQRENASPAPGTTAEEAMSRGPPPAPEGGGGGGSREEQDGAAAETEPWAAAVPPEWVPIIQQDIQSQRKVKPQPPLSDAYLSGMPAKRRKLRADIQKRLQEDPNYSPQRFPNAHRAFTDDP
- the BAG6 gene encoding large proline-rich protein BAG6 isoform X2, translating into MEPTDSTSTTSSMEEPDSLEVLVKTLDSQTRTFIVGAQMNVKEFKEHIAASVSIPSEKQRLIYQGRVLQDDKKLQEYNVGGKVIHLVERAPPQTPLPSGASSGIGSASATHGGGPPPGTRGPGASVHDRNANSYVMVGTFNLPSDGSAVDVHINMEQAPIQSEPRVRLVMAQHMIRDIQTLLSRMEQSPLPLVSRISPLQCRGGPQAQHSQPPPQTPAVASEPVALSSQTSEAVESEVPPREPMEAEEVEERASAQSPELTPSGPAPVGPAPAPETNAPNHPSPAEYVEVLQELQRLESRLQPFLQRYYEVLGTAATTDYNNNQEGREEDQRLINLVGESLRLLGNTFVALSDLRCNLACAPPRHLHVVRPMSHYTTPMVLQQAAIPIQINVGTTVTMTGNGTRPPPTANAEAAPPGPGQASSLAPTSTTVESSTEGAPPPGPAPPPTTSHPRVIRISHQSVEPVVMMHMNIQDSGTQPGGVPSAPTGPLGPPGHGQTLGSTLIQLPSLPPEFMHAVAHQITHQAMVAAVASAAAGQQVPGFPTAPTRVVIARPTPPQARPSHPGGPPVSGTLGSGLGTNASLAQMVSGLVGQLLMQPVLVAQGTPGMAPPPAPATASASAGTTNTATTAGPAPGGPAQPPPPQPSAADLQFSQLLGNLLGPAGPGAGGPGMASPTITVAMPGVPAFLQGMTDFLQAAQTAPPPPPPPPPPPPAPEQQTVPPPGSPSGGTGSPGGLGLESLSPEFFTSVVQGVLNSLLGSLGARAGSSESIAAFIQRLSGSSNIFEPGADGALGFFGALLSLLCQNFSMVDVVMLLHGHFQPLQRLQPQLRSFFHQHYLGGQEPTPGNIRTATHTLITGLEEYVRESFSLVQVQPGVDIIRTNLEFLQEQFNSIAAHVLHCTDSGFGARLLELCNQGLFECLALNLHCLGGQQMELAAVINGRIRRMSRGVNPSLVSWLTTMMGLRLQVVLEHMPVGPDAILRYVRRVGDPPQPLPEEPMEVQGSERTSPEPQRENASPAPGTTAEEAMSRGPPPAPEGGGGGGSREEQDGAAAETEPWAAAVPPEWVPIIQQDIQSQRKVKPQPPLSDAYLSGMPAKRRKTMQGEGPQLLLSEAVSRAAKAAGARPLTSPESLSRDLEAPEVQESYRQQLRADIQKRLQEDPNYSPQRFPNAHRAFTDDP
- the BAG6 gene encoding large proline-rich protein BAG6 isoform X10, with translation MEPTDSTSTTSSMEEPDSLEVLVKTLDSQTRTFIVGAQMNVKEFKEHIAASVSIPSEKQRLIYQGRVLQDDKKLQEYNVGGKVIHLVERAPPQTPLPSGASSGIGSASATHGGGPPPGTRGPGASVHDRNANSYVMVGTFNLPSDGSAVDVHINMEQAPIQSEPRVRLVMAQHMIRDIQTLLSRMEQSPLPLVSRISPLQCRGGPQAQHSQPPPQTPAVASEPVALSSQTSEAVESEVPPREPMEAEEVEERASAQSPELTPSGPAPVGPAPAPETNAPNHPSPAEYVEVLQELQRLESRLQPFLQRYYEVLGTAATTDYNNNQEGREEDQRLINLVGESLRLLGNTFVALSDLRCNLACAPPRHLHVVRPMSHYTTPMVLQQAAIPIQINVGTTVTMTGNGTRPPPTANAEAAPPGPGQASSLAPTSTTVESSTEGAPPPGPAPPPTTSHPRVIRISHQSVEPVVMMHMNIQDSGTQPGGVPSAPTGPLGPPGHGQTLGQQVPGFPTAPTRVVIARPTPPQARPSHPGGPPVSGTLGSGLGTNASLAQMVSGLVGQLLMQPVLVAQGTPGMAPPPAPATASASAGTTNTATTAGPAPGGPAQPPPPQPSAADLQFSQLLGNLLGPAGPGAGGPGMASPTITVAMPGVPAFLQGMTDFLQAAQTAPPPPPPPPPPPPAPEQQTVPPPGSPSGGTGSPGGLGLESLSPEFFTSVVQGVLNSLLGSLGARAGSSESIAAFIQRLSGSSNIFEPGADGALGFFGALLSLLCQNFSMVDVVMLLHGHFQPLQRLQPQLRSFFHQHYLGGQEPTPGNIRTATHTLITGLEEYVRESFSLVQVQPGVDIIRTNLEFLQEQFNSIAAHVLHCTDSGFGARLLELCNQGLFECLALNLHCLGGQQMELAAVINGRIRRMSRGVNPSLVSWLTTMMGLRLQVVLEHMPVGPDAILRYVRRVGDPPQPLPEEPMEVQGSERTSPEPQRENASPAPGTTAEEAMSRGPPPAPEGGGGGGSREEQDGAAAETEPWAAAVPPEWVPIIQQDIQSQRKVKPQPPLSDAYLSGMPAKRRKTMQGEGPQLLLSEAVSRAAKAAGARPLTSPESLSRDLEAPEVQESYRQQLRADIQKRLQEDPNYSPQRFPNAHRAFTDDP